The window TTCTCTTTCTTTGacttttgttttgcaggttgatCGGGCATATCAAGTTCTAAAGGAACAATAAATACCAATCACAAGCGTCAAGTATTGCAGACTGTAGTAGATGAAGAATTTGGCTAATTGATTAAAATATTGTTAGATGACAAAAAAGTTAGTCAAATGTGGTGGCTTGGCTGATTGGTATCAATATATGCTCGTCGTgccatcaattttttttaaaaaaaagcttTCTGGCCGTCGCGCCATATAGGAGCGACGGCTAGAGaatgcagaaattttttttttaaatctttctaGCCGTTGCGCCATGTAGGAGTGACGGTCAGAGAAttcagaaattttaaaaaaaaaaaaaaaccttcggTCGTCACGCCATTCAGAAATGTTTTTTTTAACCTTTCTACAATTcagaaaaattttttcttttaaaaattatttaaaatcaaaatttttaaaaacaatgCAGACAGTCCGACAAAATTTTAAGAACAAACACTGGCCTCGCGTAGCATTTTAGCATTTTAAAGGATGctagattttaaaaatttgatccatttgtTAAATGATTTAGGGGTTCGTTAAAGAATTAAGGTTTACCATTTTAGCAAGTTTAAGTTATATAACATGTTTAATTATTATGCTTGTTAAATTTAGAAAATGGTTTAATAATATGATTTAAGTTTAAGTGATTGCATAATGGATGGAAGTATTGCTTAATATTATTATGATTTGTTAATTTTAACTTTATTATCTATAATTCCGATAGAATGTTAAAGGAGCCGTAATTgtcttaaaaaatgaaaaattacaaCACGAATtgcaatttttatatttaaattttcataTAAAATGCAATCATATAAAAAGATTAATAACATATTTGTAGAAATGAAGAATTGTTTGTGTGTCATTATTTGGTATACGATAATTAGTTTAaataatttaatcaattaaaatagCCATAAAATAACTAGTacttatttgttttgtaggtattATCCTATAGGGACCCTTCTATCCAATTATAGGGTTTAATAAAATAACTTGTACTTCtctatttttaaaatatttaaatgttATTCAAATTGAAAGTGATTGGATTAAACAGAAAAAGTAGGCaactaaattaaattaaatgtcaaGATTGTGTGGAATGCATTAAATGGATGAGATATAAAACATTgtcgaaaacaaaataatatcgATGCCTCGTCGTTTTCTTGCCCTTACCCTTGGCCTAGCTAAAATGGTAAAAATTAATTCTTTAAGAAACCCCTAAATCCTTTAACAAAtggatcaaaattttaaaacctAGCATCCTTTAAAATGCTACGCGAGACCAGtgtttgtttttaaaattttgtcggACTGTCTGAATTGtttttaaaagttttgattttaaataatttttaaaagaaattttttttctgaattgtagaaagattaaaaaaacaTTTCTGAATGGCGTGACGGccgaagaatttttttttaaaaaaaatttctgaattCTCTGGCCATCGATCCTACATGGCGCGATGGCtggaaagattaaaaaaaaattttctgcatTCTCTGGCCGTCGCTCCTATATGGCTCGATGGGCCAGAAAGcttgtttaaaaaaattgccCGTCGTGCCAAGATGGCACGATAGGCATATATTGATACCAATCAGCCAAGCCACCATATTTGACCGACTTTTTTCTATCATCTAACAATATTTTGATCAATTACCCGAAGTGGATCAGCTTATAAAAGAAAAGTTCGGTCTACTTGTGAAGGAAGTAATAGCCACACATTGATAGTCAGTGTATATAGCAAGTAGTTAACTTTAACTTTAACTGTATATAGCAAGTAGTTAACTTTAACTTTGGAATGAGGTGATCCCTCTTCCTCCtaagcttttttctttttaaaaaatataaaatgaaaaaaatgagaaaggaTATCCTTTTCCCTTATATATAAATCTGAAGGGTAAAAATCATACACTTCCACCAAAAATAAGCAAAAAATAGCAAACAATACTTAGTGCATTATCGACCGAGAATTTACTTGATaagggaaaaatgcacttttcatccctATTGTTTGGGTGTTGGATAATTTCATCTCTAAAGATTCAAGtaaaacacatttcatcctcatagttttataatttttaccaatttcATCCTTAAAGTTTGATgcaaacacatttcatccttaTAAGTTCATAAATTTGACTAATTAAGGACAATTGATGGATTGTCAAGCAATTCGAAGGGGAAAAACCCACTTTTCGTCCTTAAACTGTTAGTTAGGGACACATTTTGTTCCCAAACTTTTAGACGCACCATATTTAGtacatgaattaattattttggaCCACATTTAGTCTAAAAACGGTAAAATATTCAATTTGGATGGAGAAGTTTGACGTGGCCGTTAATTTTGACTGAGAAATTATTTTTACTTAACGGTCACATGTCAAACGTGACTTTCTCCatccaaattaatcaatttaccGTTTTTGGACTAAATGCggcaaaaaataattaattcatgtaCTAAATGTGGTGCGTCTAAAagtttgaggatgaaatgtatccctgtctCAAAGTTTAGGGACGAAAAGTGGATTTTTCCTCTAGCAGAACTATTCTTTCCAATAGATTGCACCAAACAATATGTTATCACAAGCTGCACGTCATTTTTGGATTCTATATAAGGGAAAAATCCACTTTTCGTTCCTAAATTTTGAGTTAGAGACACATTTTGTCCCCAAATATTTTGACAAAACACATTTAGTACACAAATTAACAATTTCTAGCCACATTTAGTTAAAACAAAGGTAAATTGCtcaatttgagaaattttaggGCAAGTACGAATTGAAGATGAAGTTTTGCTGCTTGATATGGTGGATTACTCCATTAACTCTACTCCATTTCTTGGTAGATTGTAGATTTGGAAGCTAGGGTTTAAGGATGGAAATTGTAAATCGGTGTgaaaaggggaaatttggagAAGGAAAGCGACGAAGGTAAGAGAGAATAAAATGGTGGGTTTTGTTTCATTGGTTTAGACTgatattttactttttgttgaTGGCCACATGATACATACATGGCCTTCTCCATCCAAATTGAGCAATTTACTGTTTTTGGACTAAATGTGGCCAGAAATTGTTAATTCGTGTACTAAATGTATTCTGTCGAAAAGTTGGGTCTCTAGTTAAAAGTGTAGGGATGAAAAGTGGATTTATTGGAATGTCATCATTTGACCAAGGAATGTCAGTTagtaaaatacaaaaaacatTGGACCAACAAAATCCTCaaaatttgttttttaattcactttcttgtttaaaaaataaaaaaattttagccACCATTATTCTCTTCTTCATCACAAATTGAACAAAAAGATCGAAAGGAAATGAAGTTGTGGAGAAGAAATAACCCAATTGTAGCCAATTGGacaaatttttcaaacaattCCATTGCaaccaattgaagaaaaatattaaACTGAAAGAAATAATTGTTTAGATTGTCATTTATTTGCAAAACTTTGTTTTATTGCATCATATACATGTTTTTCAAGTTGTCTATCTATCATctaatctatttttttttatctcacatatatcatatcacaaattaaaaaaatagtttCTTATTCGAACACACTcattattatttatataatttaatcAATGACTGAATTAAGTATAAATAATACAATTATTAACAGGAAATGCTAGTCATGTGATGATATTCCATTCAAATTGGTTAACAATCATtcaattgtccttaattggtcaaatttatGAAACTGTGAGGATGAAATGCGTTTGTATGAAACTTTAGGGATGAAATTGATCACAATTATAAAAATACGAGGATGAAATggattttgattaaaattttagggctgAAATTGTCCAGCACCCCAAACATTGGggatgaaaaatgcattttccctACTTGATAAGGACTTAGATATAAAGAATTATTAAAACAGTCACTACTTAACGGTCATTTGGCATAGAGTTCTTGAAAACTGAAATGGCTTGTAGTAAAAGAAATTGGATTCTTGACAAGTAATTATTTACATTAGAAAAATTTGTGTTAACTTCTTGCACATAAGCTTCTCAATTGTCTTTTCCATTTGGACTTTCGTGCTTGTGCATCGGTTTTGCATGTGCCATTAAATGAAAGCTACGTAAAAACAAGCCCTGGAATTTCTTGGGATCTCCTTCCCTGTATAAACCTTATGCTCGAGTAGCTATTTGCAAACGTAAAACAAGCCATGGAATTCCTAGGGCATATCCTTCTTGTACTTCTAGTCATTTTCCATGTGCATGGGGCAAATGCCTTTGCCCATGGAGTGTCCGCAAGGGCTCGTGGCTTGCACAAAATTGACCGTGGTGATGCCCCATTATCGCCAAGCTTTGGTATAGATGTACTCAACCGGAGCAGTTTCCCCAAAGGGTTCGTCTTTGGGGTTGCAACTTCTGCTTATCAGGTTTGCAATCTATTTATTTAGCattgttttcttaatttttttcatcaAGGATGGAATTTAAGAAACAGAAAAGTGGTAAGCGATTTAAATCCAAAATCACTAATTCTTAGGATTTCAAACTTCACCACTACATTAAGGCTTTCACAGATATTTAGTAGTTGATTTCATGATGCCAGCCATGTTTCTCATTTTTGGATATCCTAAAATATTTGTGATGCTTTGACCAGTGcagttaaaattttttattttttgtgttcaTTTAATGTATTTTATTTATTGCACCTTGATCCTTTTCTGTAGTTGGAATTCTGAATTTGGAAGTAAAAGAGTAGATGATTAGACGACTATGAGTATCCCTCCGTTGTCGCTAAGAAGTTTAGAACGGAACTACGGATTATTATCTTGTTGGAGCACACACAGGAATGGAATGACTGACTTTCTTCATTTCATATAGGTTGAAGGTGCTTGGAACATTGACGGAAAAGGTCCTAGCAATTGGGATATTTTCACGCACAAATTTCCAGGTCTACATTTTCTCTAACCAGTAAACCTTTCTCTTCTATGTTTAAGGTTTGAGgcatttaagaaaaaaaaaaaaaaaagggtttgagGCATTTGAATGTTCCCGGTCATTTTGTTGTTCATATATGTTTTCTACAAAATTATGGTCAACAATCCTTTtgattgacaccaaattttttctGTTCATATGGACTCCTCTTCTCATAGTGTTTGAAGCTTTGCTTTCTACATGAGTTGGAATCGGATAGGATGTTAAATTAAATTACTATAGAAATTAAGTGCTATATGAGGCTAATTAAGtggtattttgcattttgtacaTAATCGAAAATTTTTTTCAGTGACTTACATTCCAAGGTTAATCAACTTTTGTCTATATCTTCTTGCAAGTAAAACTGTACATTTCTCTGTTTTAAGTTGTAATTAGTACTTTTGTTTGTCGTATTAAATACTATTTAATAATAGTATTGGTCTATGCGGTGAGATTTCTTATGCTtttgtgaatatttttttatacCATTTCCAATTTATTTAACATCATAATCAAGTGTTTTTCAATGCAATATGTCTAAAGTACTGATAATCTAGTCTGACCAACGTCACTCTGAAAGTACCAGGTAAAATTGCAAATGGCAGTAATGGTGATGTGGCAACAGACTCCTACCATCGATATAAAGTAATGCAagtcaaatctttttttttttttttttttgttaaagaaaaattaaacagTAGTAATACAGATATGATACAGGCAGAATAAGCTAAAAAAAACCAGCAAGAATAATCGATTATTACTGTTTatcattacttttttttttttttggcaaaagttcATTTCTACAATTTTATCTTTATGATCATATGACAGGATGATATCAAGCTCTTAAAGGAAATGAATGGAGATTCTTATCGCTTCTCAATTGCATGGAGTAGAGTAATTCCTGGTAAGGCATCAGTGAATAAATCTTAATTACGCTATAATTTTGGCCCACTAATTATCCAAGAAATGAAGCTCAAGTTGAATTTGATGACATACTATTACTAAACTTTACAATGATTTAATTTGCAGATGGCAAGACTAGCAAAGGAATAAATGAGAAAGGGATTCAGTATTACAATAAGCTCATAGACGAACTTCTGGCTAATGGTATATAACATTAAAAAACGCAAGGCTTCTCTTTCCATATGATCTTCTTAACGGTCTATGCATTCATCTTATCAAAGTTCCATTTGTACAGGCTTAACACCAACTGTGACAATTTTCCACTGGGACGTTCCCCAGGCTTTAGAAGAAGAGTACGGCGGTTTTTTGAGTCCTAAGATTGTGTGAGTCTTGATCCCTCTTCATATAATATTGCTATATTAATCTGTTTGGATTTCCCCCTTTTTAAAAGACAAgcttttcaaatacaatattataataatacacaaataaaacaattcaaaaaaatctcaaaaaaagGTTACGTTTGGATTAGCCGTTTTTGGagctatttttgaaatattttactgtagtaatgtaagtaaaaattttttattgtagATGAGATTGTTTTTTGAGGctatttttggtgtttttgaggtttttttttgtgtttttgaaatttttgaaattgttttttttttgtattttatataattatttttatttgtgtattactATACTATTATACatgaaaaacttgttttcaTAGATAttgttacagtaaagtttttcaaaaatacaccaaaaaacaactaatccaaactcAGTTAAGAAGCAATAACAAATCAACGCATATAACACATCAACAAAACACAGTTTAGcagaaaagcaagaaataaatgattcaacaaacaaatacaatgtaTGTTGATTTCGTAGTACCATAGTAAACATAATTACCGCTCCTCACATTTCAATAATTATACTTACACCCTAAAGAAGGGTTTGTATAATTTCAGGGGAGAATTGCAATTTTGTTACTCAAATTCTGAGCACTGCACCAAATTGTTTCCCaaaattttatcatatttttttatgcaaaaaaatttctacaaaaaaaaaaaaaaaaaggagcatgAATTTTCCTTCGTAACTTCTTACTGTATACAAGATTAGCTGTGAATTTTCCTAAATTTACTACAGTCGTCTCACAtggtaatttaaaaaaaaaaagtcctttATATCTTCCGCTTGATTTCTTATTCGTCCAAGAACTAGGAGACAAGAGATAATAACATACCTGAAATAGAGCTTTCAACACTTttaatgacttttttttttatttgagcaAAAGAGATCAAACTTATTGATAGAGCATTTAAGTTTGTGCAACTCAAGCAAAGAAGCCTGAATAGATGCAAGAGTATCCTTCCCTAGCTAACAACAAGAGGCTACACTATACAGAACATGAGCTAAACACTATCGAAACATTCATGGGAGACCCTTCCCCTTCCATCACCAAGTCCCAATTAGTCTTGGTTCTAGCCACACTTCTCCAAGTCCCAACCACTCCTTGAACCTCAGTAATGATATTAGATACAATTTGTACAGCAGACAAAGACCGACGCCAAAAGATAGCAGAATTTCTTGCCCTCCATGCATGATACACTCTGCATGCAGGAGCTTAACTTTTGAGTTGATCACCGAAGGATATAGACTTCCAGTGTTGACATATCCATTCAAGCTCAACAACCCTGGGGTAAGTACCCGTATATACCGCGCATAAGGCCTGTATCTTGTGCCAAATTGCAACAGCTACGGTACACTAAGAGAATAGATGATCAATGGTTTCATCTGTACATCTACATAGCACACATTCTGGACTACCTGAACAATACCCCCATTTCCTCACTCTTTCTTTAGTATTTAGCCTTCTTCTGCAAGCTAACCATAGAACAAATGCAAATACGTAACCCTTGCTCCATACCACCTTGTACTAGTTTACCTTTTGTCTAATAGGTCTGAGTATTTTCAATGCTAACATGACAGTGAAAATACCAGATGAGCTGGCTAACCAGGCAGTTTGATCCTCATCAGCAATAAAGAGGACGATTCAAGAGTCATCAGAGCGAGTCGTCACGGATATAGTAATATCTGCGATTCGGAGATCGGTATTGTACTGATCCTCTCCGTTCCAGTTATGACTCAGCCGATACGTATCGGTATCGAATGATATAGCGGGCCATGTTTGCATCTAGGATGGTACTCATAATTAGACTTGGAGATATTAGCAGTGAAAAGCATAGAAAATACCTCCataacaagaagaaaaagataggGAGAAATAGGATCTCCTTGTCTTAATCCTCTTTCACTATGAAAATATCCCGTTAAAACACCATTTAAGGTGATAAAAAATTAAGCCATGGCTACACATTTCTTTACCCATAGAATAAATGTTTCAAGGAACTGCATTAGCTTCATAGTGTGAAAAAGAAACTCCCAGCTTAATGTATCATATGTCTTCATTATGTCAATTTTCAAGATTGCTCTAGGCTTTGCTCCTTTTCTACTGTAACCCCTTACTAGTTCATGCATCACCAATATATTGTCCACAATCTGCCTCCCTTCAACAAAAGCACCCTGGTATTCAACAGTTAACAATTTTATGCTGACATTTTGCATCCTTTTTATACCAATCTTTATCAATTTTTCACCCTGGTATTCTTTTGATACCATTATCATTTTTGCATATTCAGCActtaacaattttattttactgatAAGATCGGTATCAAAAGGTTGCTCTCACCTCAATAGTTGTATTTGTGAAAAAATGATCCTTTGTCTGCATCACTCTGGAAGATATTTGACTATAGCTGCTTTATTTCTCCTCTATACCATAGTCAACATGAACTGAGTATTCCTATGTACAACAGAACAAGAGATGGTCTGCTCACGTTTGGCTATCATAGTACAATTGACATTATGTTTCCAACAAAATAGAACTTTGCTAACACTAGTTTTAGTACCATTATGAATATACTGCCAActaggaaaacaaaaagaggcAATATGATTGATGTTACAAAGCCTCACTTTACTCTCTACAATACCAATGATGTCATAGTTTGTACTATTTACAATTTTTCTTAGTTCCAATTGCTTAATAGGTCATTCAATCCTGCAATATTCCAGAATAGTATTTGCATATTAAAGGGTAAATAGTTTGGTACTTCCCTTCTTCCGGGCTCCTTTTCTGAATTTCTCAACCTTTAATTCTGCATTTTGTTTGGTAGACTCCATCTCTACCCCTCAGCTAGGGGATTGTAGGTGTTCCTTGTCTGTAAAGGAGCATCAATATTCTGCCTGGCTTTTTGACCTTCTATTGCCTTTCTTCTGCTACTAGCCACTGCACTATGCTTCTGCATCATCCAATGTTTCTGGTCAAAATTCTCTCTAGTAAGCAACATCCTTTCCTGGTCTGGAGAGCTCTCCACAATATCAGCCACTTCATGATCTAATACATCATTGACAACTCCAACAACTACCTCATTTCCAGTATAACCCTGATCCCCAGCATTTTCCTGAGCCTTAGATTCAGAGATAGTACTCGTACAACCAGCATCCAATATTGCATTCTGCTTTCCTTCCTCAAACACAGGCGATTTTGTTTCCTTGCCATCCGCATTCCATTTTGTTGGCTTCATTTTAGGCATCCATTTTGCGGTAAGTTTAAGATTCAGGGGTAATGAAGTATGATGATGCCCAAATTTCTTACACTTATCACAGTTCACTGGAACCCATTCATAAACAAATTCCTGATAATCCATTCGTCCAAATTCATTTATGTAAGGTATCCTAGATGGTCTTCCAGTATCAACTCTGAATTCAATACAAATTCTAGCATATGAAACTCTACTTTGAGTGGCAGTTTGTTTATCAGTGTATAACAGCTTCCAAGGTAACTGGCAAATTTACAAAGCCCAGCTTCAGTATAGTAATGACGTTTCAAATGTGGGAGACGAACCCAGACTGGAATTACCTCCAAATCCTCGCTTTTTTATATCCAAGTTTAGAGTCCATGGACGCAGGTATAGCATTTTGCTTGCCAATGACAAAGGTGAGCTTTCCAGATCACGTAATTTGCTCTCCTCATTCTCAAATTTGAAGATAAAGACTCCATTGCGCAATGAGATAATCTCTACCTGCCCTAATTCCTTCCATCGATAGTCCACAAATCTCTTCATCACAGAATAGGGAGGAGAGTACCCTAGGGTAAAACCCACTGCATGCTTCCCATTCTCTCATGGTTCAAAACTCAGTTGAGCTAGAGACGATTTAAACGAGTCATCACCGGAACGGAGCTCTATGTTTCGATATTAGAACGAAATGACTCCGAGATACATAGACTGCTGAGAACTCGGTTGAGAAATTTTTTACACAGATAGAAACGATCGAGTTATCTTGAGTCATCCCTTTActaattttacaaattttcttttgtcaaatttttttattatttttgtttactatattttctttatattattcataattttcaaaatattaaatattcaaaatttGCATTTTATGCCTAACCGATATAAGAACAATTCACGCTGCAACCGCAATCGCGATCTCCTTTGAACTATTTCTCAGTAGCTACGTGAACAGGGCAATTAGGATTTGGCGGACGAAATTGCCAAGGCATTCCCCTGTGGACTCGCCCAGCAACTTGACCCCAAGATCTGGGTTGCACGCGAGGATCCTTATTAACAAAAATGATTGTCACTAAATTGACCAAGTACGACAGCAAGCTGTCCACTTCGACTCAAGTCTGCCCAACGAACTTGGGCCGCCATCCTCTGGTCGTTAGTAGCAGACGCCGAAGCCGTAGAAATTTTCAGGCGTTGAGAGCTACAGGGGCGGTTACAACGGGAACAAGAAAACCACAACAAAActaaagaaacaagagaaaaacaatcaaagaaaaaaaaaaaggagaagaacGCACAAAAACAGAACAGATTTGATCCAGTAACGGTGAAGAGAGCTTCGGCGCCCGACTCTAAGGGCCCAATTAGGATTGCAATAGCTTATTTAAAAGTACCTCCTTAATAAAGTTTTCAATAAAAGTACTTATTAAAAGTTTAAGTacttttaaatatattatttagaGACATAgttcaataagtacttattatattagataatatgtaatttcaaaatttttaaaagtgtttatctctttatttggttcataatataggataaaataattaaatttgatgttttattttttaaatcataaaAGCTATTCTAAAAGCTTTTACTAAGAGTGTTTTTAACACCAAAAACTTTGTTCTTAACTTTATAGAATAATAtttagagtaaattttatatacataattagtgtatacactattataGTTGGATGGATGACAGATAagtgaattttaaattttaaattcaaaatttgcacaTGTCATATATCTAATGGTTGCATTGCATACATtaacaatgtatataagatcAATCCTAATATTCactaaatattttaaaagtacttttagcacctaaaaatattttttaattaaaagcATCGCGACTCCAAACGAGACCTAAGTCATAAGAAAGATAAGTCCTAATGCATAGTGCACAAGCAAAAGCCTTAATTTGGAATGCCTTTAGTTTAACCATTATTATTCTTTATAAAATACGGCCACCAAATGAACTTTCCACAGGTAATAAATCAAATGGGAGTAATTCGTAGTGTAAAACTTGATATGCATCCGGTTCTACATTTGATGGTGCTATGTACTTTGCAGAAAAGATTATCGCGACTTTGCCAACTTATGCTTTGAGAGGTTTGGTGATCGAGTGAAACATTGGATCACATTTAATGAACCTTGGACCTTTAGTACAATTGGTTATGAAAGTGGTGCCTTTGCCCCTGGTCGATGTTCTGCTTGGAAGAACAATAATTGCACAGGtggaaattcagggactgaaCCCTACTTGGTGGCACACCACCAACTTTTGGCCCATGCTGATGTAGTCAAATTATACAAGACAAAGTATCAGGTTACTCATT is drawn from Coffea arabica cultivar ET-39 chromosome 1c, Coffea Arabica ET-39 HiFi, whole genome shotgun sequence and contains these coding sequences:
- the LOC113737927 gene encoding beta-glucosidase 12-like; amino-acid sequence: MEFLGHILLVLLVIFHVHGANAFAHGVSARARGLHKIDRGDAPLSPSFGIDVLNRSSFPKGFVFGVATSAYQVEGAWNIDGKGPSNWDIFTHKFPGKIANGSNGDVATDSYHRYKDDIKLLKEMNGDSYRFSIAWSRVIPDGKTSKGINEKGIQYYNKLIDELLANGLTPTVTIFHWDVPQALEEEYGGFLSPKIVKDYRDFANLCFERFGDRVKHWITFNEPWTFSTIGYESGAFAPGRCSAWKNNNCTGGNSGTEPYLVAHHQLLAHADVVKLYKTKYQAHQKGKIGITLVSDWFVPFSNSALDQRAAIRALDFMFGWFMNPLVYGDYPPSMRILVGNRLPKFRPQQSKKLIGSYDFLGLNYYTANYAVHLASPPNKVNVSYSTDGQLNVTASRNGQLIGVQAGSDWLHVYPKGLWDLLIYIKRKYKNPIIYITENGVDEKDNQTLTLKQALKDNFRIQYYYRHLQFLRKTISNGVRVKGYYGWSLIDNFEWSDAYSVRFGINYVDYKTLQRFRKLSSYWFERFLRK